ACGCTTTGCAGCCGCATGGCGCTAAAGCCCAGCTTGGTGTAGTGGCCGTTGCTCTGCGCCGTCGCCGCATCGAACGCGCGCATTGACGGGGTCTGGATGTCGATATGGCCGGCCGTGCCGGTGAGCGTATAGCTGCTCAAGCCGCCGCCGCCCAGGCTGTCGCGGTGGTCGCCGCGCAGGCTGGCCATCAGCGCCTGGGCCTTCTTGTCGGTCACCGCCCGCGTGGCGTCCACCCGGTCTTCAAAGGTCTTGTGGTCAAAGGCCAGGCCGGCGTACAGGTTGGTGTCGCGCGAGCGGATCAGCGGATAGCTGCCGTAGATGCTGGCGATCTTGGCCGTGCCATTGGCATTGAGGCTGGCAAATTCCCGGCCCAGTTCGTAGCCCAGCCAGCTATAGGCCAGGCCGGCTGTTGCCTTGCCGAACTGCATCTGGTAGGACGCCCGGGCGTAGTTCAGGCCCGAGCCCGAGGTCAGCACGCGCAGCGAAGCCACGTCGCCCCGGCCTGCCGCGTTGTTCAGGTTCACCGTCGCCCCGAGGCGGTACTCGCCGGTGTAGCGGTTGCCGGCGTTGTCTGCATCGATGCTGCCCGTGACGCGCTGGCCGGGCACCACGTCAACGATCAGGTCGGATGCGCCCAGCGACGCGCCGGGCGTCAGCGTCGAGGTGATGTTCACGCCGGGAATGTCCGACAGCAGCAGCAGGCGGCTTTCCAGCGGCGCGATGGCGACCGTGTCGCCGGCGTTGATGCCCTCAAGCTGGCCATAAACCAGGTCGTCCGACAAATGGCTCTGGTTGCGCACGGCGACCTTGCCGTACTGGCCTTCGACGACGGCAATGGTGACTGCGCCGTCCTTGATCTCCTGCGCGGGAAGGTAGGCCTGGGCGACGAAATAGCCGCTGCTGCGGTAGCGCTCGGTGATTTTGGCAGCCATGCCGCGCAGGTCGGCCAGACTGAGTTCGCTGCCCGGCCTGAACCCGGTCAGGGCCACCAGTTCGGCTTCGGGATAGGTGCGCGCGCCGCTCACCCGCAGGCTGTTGACAACAATCTTCACGGCATCGGAGGCTGCAGTCGCTGGTGCGCTGCTGGGCTCGATGCGAATGGCAGGCGCCATTTTTTGGGGAACCGGGGCGGGCGGGATTTGCTGGATCTGGCTGCCGGCGCTGGGGGGTTGCTGGGCCAACACGCCCTGGCTCAGGGCCAGGAGTGCCAACGGCAGAAGATTGTTTTTGAACAAGGGAGGCCTTTTGCGAGAGTGACTTTGATTCGGACCACGCCCGGTCAGGAGCCGGACGATGGATGCAAAAGGGTGAACAGTTTCAGTAGCTTTTTTGCATGGAAAAGTATTTTTTCCTTAAATTGATTAAATACGTAAACTTGATAAAAATGTGTAACACGGCGTAGGATGAAACCCACTGTCACTGCAGGGGCTAAGCGTTTTGTGGCGCAGGGCTCAAAAACAGGGCAGGCGCGCCGGCGGCGCAATGGCCAGCGACTGAGCGCGCCAAACCTGCCGTGGCGTCACGATTTTTAGATAAAAAATGCTGTTTGCGCTTGTTCAGCTTGCGAAGTGTGCTACTGAATAAGTAGCATATGAAGGCCCGGCCTGCCACTGGCCAGGGCTTTGCGCTTCAGGCTTCTTGGGAAAAAGCCTGTTCCTGGATTTATCGCGCCTTGCCGCGCGACTGCCCGATCAGGTAATCGGTGACCTGCAGCGCGCGTTCCAGCGTCTTGGCCTGCGTGCCCGAGGTGAAATAACGGCCGTTGATGCCCAGGGCGGGAACGCCGTCCAGCGCATAGGCATCCTGCAGCTGCGTGGCCTTGCGCACCTTGGTGCTGACCGAGAACGAGTTGTACATTTCAACAAACTTCGCCTTCGGAATGCCCTGTTTTTCGACCCAGGCCGTGATCTGGTCGGCGGTGGCGAGTTGCTGCTTTTCAAGGTGGATGGCGTTGAAGACCTTTTTGTGCAGTTCCTCGACCTTTCCCATGGCTTCGAGCACGTAATACAGGCGCTGCTGCGGCTCGAAGTCGGGCCGGAAGGCGATGGGCGCGCGGCGCACCAGCACGTCCTTGGGAACTTTCTTGGCCCAGGCATCGAACATCGGCTCGAAGGCGTTGCAGTGCGGGCAGTTGTACCAGAAGAATTCAACCACCTCGACCATGCCGGCCGGTGCTTCTGTGGCGGCCGGCTTGTCCAGCGTCAGGTAGTCCGTGCCGCTTTGAAAGGCCTTGGCCTGGGCTTGCGCCAGCGAGGGAAGTGCGGAAATGCCCGTGGCGGCGACTGCCAGCGTGGCGGCTGAAATTGAAAACTCACGACGTTGCATTGATGGTTTCTCCTGGTGTCAATGTTGCAAAGGTTTGATGCAGCCAACCCAAAAAGTTCAGCCAGGATGAAACTTAACGCTGCACCCGGACCAGCGCGGTTTCTATCGAACTGTTGTCGAGCTTGTCCTTGACCTTGTCGGCGTCGTCTTTTTTGTCAAACGGACCCACGCGCACGCGGTACACCGTGCGGCCGGCCTGTTCGCGCTCGGTCACCTTGGCCTGCATGCCCAGCAGCAGCAGGCGGGCGCGCTGCTGCTCGGCGTCTTCGGGGGTGCGGTAGGCGCCGGCCTGGATGAAGTAATTGAACGGGTCCGAGCCGGACGCCGCTGCCGGCGCGGCCTCTGAGCGCGACTTGACCAGGTCGCCCAGCGGATCGGCCGACGGGGGTCTGGCCGGTTTGGCCACGATGGCAGGCGCAGGCGCAGGCACAGCCGGCGCCGCCACGGGTGCTTCAACAGGCGTTGCCGGTTTGGGTGTTTTCACGACACGTTCGGGTTTGGTTACGGCCTCGGGC
This DNA window, taken from Polaromonas hydrogenivorans, encodes the following:
- a CDS encoding thiol:disulfide interchange protein DsbA/DsbL gives rise to the protein MQRREFSISAATLAVAATGISALPSLAQAQAKAFQSGTDYLTLDKPAATEAPAGMVEVVEFFWYNCPHCNAFEPMFDAWAKKVPKDVLVRRAPIAFRPDFEPQQRLYYVLEAMGKVEELHKKVFNAIHLEKQQLATADQITAWVEKQGIPKAKFVEMYNSFSVSTKVRKATQLQDAYALDGVPALGINGRYFTSGTQAKTLERALQVTDYLIGQSRGKAR
- a CDS encoding ShlB/FhaC/HecB family hemolysin secretion/activation protein, translated to MFKNNLLPLALLALSQGVLAQQPPSAGSQIQQIPPAPVPQKMAPAIRIEPSSAPATAASDAVKIVVNSLRVSGARTYPEAELVALTGFRPGSELSLADLRGMAAKITERYRSSGYFVAQAYLPAQEIKDGAVTIAVVEGQYGKVAVRNQSHLSDDLVYGQLEGINAGDTVAIAPLESRLLLLSDIPGVNITSTLTPGASLGASDLIVDVVPGQRVTGSIDADNAGNRYTGEYRLGATVNLNNAAGRGDVASLRVLTSGSGLNYARASYQMQFGKATAGLAYSWLGYELGREFASLNANGTAKIASIYGSYPLIRSRDTNLYAGLAFDHKTFEDRVDATRAVTDKKAQALMASLRGDHRDSLGGGGLSSYTLTGTAGHIDIQTPSMRAFDAATAQSNGHYTKLGFSAMRLQSVTDTVSLYAGINGQVASKNLDVSEKMELGGINGVRAYPEGEAYADQGYVLTLEARMRLPTPDQFPGQMQLVGFVDTGSVSFNKNPWAAGDNHRSLSGAGIGLNWSAYNNFVVKASYARKLGSASATSAPDKSGRFWIQAVKYF